A genomic region of Methanosarcina thermophila TM-1 contains the following coding sequences:
- the glnA gene encoding type I glutamate--ammonia ligase, with protein sequence MVQIRKCTTKEDVMETVKERDVKFIRTQFTDILGTIKSWAIPVEQLEEAFENGVMFDGSSIQGFTRIEESDMKLVLDPSTFRILPWRPATGAVARILGDVYLPDGRPFEGDPRYVLKSAIAEAEKMGYSMNVGPELEFFLFKLDANGNPTTELTDQGGYFDFAPLDRAQDVRRDIDYALEHMGFQIEASHHEVAPSQHEIDFRFGDVLSTADNVITFKYVVKSIAYHKGYYATFMPKPLFGVNGSGMHTNQSLFMDGKNAFYDPDTPTQLSHGAMYYIGGLLAHIREFTAIINPVVNSYKRIVPGYEAPVYITWSAKNRSSLIRIPATRGNGTRVELRCPDPACNPYLAFALMLRAGLDGIKNKIDPGEPTNANIFHLTEKEREKRGIRSLPANLKEAIDEMRGSEFVKEVLGEHVFSHYLCAKEMEWNEYKAIVHPWELDKYLHML encoded by the coding sequence ATGGTGCAGATAAGAAAGTGTACAACCAAAGAAGATGTAATGGAGACTGTAAAAGAAAGAGACGTGAAGTTTATCCGGACCCAATTTACGGATATACTCGGCACCATTAAAAGCTGGGCAATTCCGGTCGAACAGCTGGAAGAAGCTTTTGAAAACGGGGTAATGTTTGATGGGTCATCCATCCAGGGCTTTACAAGGATTGAGGAGTCTGACATGAAACTTGTACTTGACCCGTCGACTTTCAGGATTCTTCCCTGGAGACCTGCAACCGGTGCAGTTGCCAGGATACTCGGAGATGTGTATCTGCCTGATGGACGGCCTTTTGAGGGAGATCCGAGATATGTGCTTAAGAGTGCAATTGCAGAAGCCGAAAAAATGGGGTACTCAATGAACGTAGGTCCTGAACTGGAATTTTTCCTTTTCAAACTTGATGCAAATGGGAATCCGACTACAGAACTTACGGATCAGGGAGGATACTTTGATTTCGCGCCCCTTGACCGGGCACAGGATGTGCGCAGAGATATTGACTATGCTCTAGAACATATGGGCTTCCAGATTGAAGCCTCCCATCATGAAGTAGCACCTTCCCAGCATGAGATTGATTTCAGGTTCGGAGATGTACTCAGTACTGCAGACAATGTTATAACCTTCAAATATGTGGTAAAATCGATTGCATATCACAAAGGTTATTATGCTACCTTTATGCCCAAACCTCTCTTTGGGGTAAACGGCTCAGGCATGCACACAAACCAGTCTCTATTCATGGATGGTAAGAATGCATTCTATGACCCGGATACTCCAACTCAGCTTTCACACGGCGCCATGTATTACATTGGTGGTCTATTAGCACATATCAGGGAATTCACTGCGATTATAAACCCGGTAGTTAACTCCTATAAAAGAATTGTGCCCGGATATGAAGCACCAGTTTATATAACCTGGTCTGCAAAGAATAGGAGCTCCCTGATTCGTATTCCTGCGACCCGGGGCAATGGGACAAGAGTAGAATTGAGATGTCCTGACCCTGCCTGTAACCCATATCTTGCTTTCGCCCTTATGCTCAGAGCTGGACTTGATGGGATAAAGAATAAGATTGATCCAGGAGAGCCTACTAACGCGAACATCTTCCATCTGACAGAGAAAGAGCGAGAGAAGAGAGGTATTCGCTCCCTACCTGCAAATCTCAAAGAGGCAATTGATGAAATGCGAGGCAGTGAATTCGTAAAAGAAGTACTTGGAGAGCACGTTTTCAGTCACTACCTCTGTGCTAAAGAAATGGAATGGAACGAATATAAAGCAATAGTTCATCCCTGGGAACTGGACAAATACCTTCATATGCTGTAA
- a CDS encoding class II glutamine amidotransferase encodes MCGIIGLIDRTKSRMDGSSIKAALSLMDERGSGDGAGYAAYGIYPEYADYYALHVFFDNLGEPKKKVDELLEQWGEIVHQEEIPTTPQPGMKKVHIPWRYFFKPSEDLIVGRMESESDVITYIVMEVNTNIKGATVFSSGKNMGVFKASGWPEDVGNFYRIEDYKGYIWLAHNRYPTNSPGWWGGAHPFNLLNWSVVHNGEITSYGTNRRYVEGYGYKCTLFTDTEVVAYLFDLLGRQHGLSHEMVVRALAPPFWDEIDRMPAKEAELNKAIRLTYGPALMNGPFAIVVGSEDGIVGFTDRIKLRPLVVGENGNRLYISSEEAAIRVIDPEVKNIYTPRAGEPVVGRFIE; translated from the coding sequence ATGTGTGGAATAATAGGCTTAATAGACCGAACAAAGTCCAGAATGGACGGGTCGAGCATAAAAGCTGCCCTCAGCCTCATGGATGAAAGAGGTAGTGGAGATGGGGCAGGCTACGCCGCATATGGAATTTATCCAGAATATGCAGATTACTATGCTCTTCATGTTTTCTTTGACAATTTAGGTGAACCAAAAAAGAAGGTAGATGAACTCCTTGAACAGTGGGGAGAAATTGTTCACCAGGAAGAAATCCCAACAACCCCTCAGCCGGGCATGAAGAAAGTGCACATCCCATGGAGATACTTCTTTAAGCCCTCAGAAGACCTGATAGTAGGGAGGATGGAATCTGAGAGTGATGTTATCACTTACATAGTTATGGAAGTAAATACCAACATAAAAGGAGCTACAGTCTTTTCCTCAGGAAAAAATATGGGTGTTTTCAAAGCTTCCGGCTGGCCCGAGGACGTGGGAAACTTTTACAGAATTGAAGATTACAAAGGATATATCTGGCTTGCCCATAACCGCTATCCTACAAATTCCCCTGGCTGGTGGGGAGGTGCTCATCCTTTCAATCTACTTAACTGGTCAGTAGTGCATAATGGAGAAATTACCTCTTATGGCACAAACCGGCGTTATGTCGAAGGATACGGATACAAGTGTACCCTGTTTACTGACACTGAAGTTGTAGCTTATCTGTTTGACCTGCTTGGAAGACAGCATGGACTGTCACATGAAATGGTTGTCAGGGCTTTAGCTCCTCCTTTCTGGGACGAGATAGACCGGATGCCAGCAAAAGAGGCAGAATTGAACAAGGCAATCCGCCTTACCTATGGGCCTGCCCTCATGAATGGACCTTTTGCAATTGTGGTCGGATCAGAAGATGGTATTGTCGGCTTTACTGACAGGATTAAACTGCGCCCCCTTGTAGTTGGTGAGAATGGAAATCGGCTCTACATTTCCAGTGAAGAAGCCGCAATAAGGGTCATTGACCCCGAAGTTAAAAATATATACACTCCCAGGGCAGGAGAACCAGTAGTAGGGAGGTTTATTGAATGA
- a CDS encoding glutamate synthase-related protein, protein MTLGSVPPKFKVSIDRDQCMDCGRCIENCSYGVYRREGDRILVESRKCTACLRCVAMCPRDAITLIEKPVDYRSHPLWTREVREDIIKQARSGKIILSGMGNARDLPTVYDRLLLDACQVTNPSIDPLREPMELRTYIGKKPSRLKFRETESGDIELETKLAPNLELNTPIMIGHMSFGAISLNSQLSMAKAVKEIGTFMGTGEGGLHKELYPYQDHMIVQVASGRFGVNIDYLERGAAIEIKIGQGAKPGIGGHLPGEKVNEEVSRTRMIPLGSDAISPAPHHDIYSIEDLVQLVRSLKEATEWKKPVFVKIAAVHNVAPIAAGIARSSADAVVIDGFRGGTGAAPKVFRDHVGIPIEVAIASVDKKLREQGTRNEISIIASGGIRSSADLAKSIALGADAVYIGTAALIALGCRVCGNCYRNLCPWGIATQEPHLMNRIDPERGAVQVANLIKGWTLELSELMGAAGINSIESLRGNRDRLRGYMLDEGMLKILDVLPAGA, encoded by the coding sequence ATGACGCTCGGAAGCGTGCCCCCAAAATTTAAGGTAAGCATTGACCGCGACCAGTGTATGGACTGTGGACGCTGTATTGAGAATTGTTCCTACGGTGTTTACAGGAGAGAAGGTGACAGAATCCTGGTGGAATCCAGAAAATGTACAGCCTGCCTTCGGTGCGTTGCTATGTGTCCGAGGGACGCAATTACACTTATAGAGAAACCTGTTGACTATCGTAGCCACCCCCTCTGGACCAGAGAAGTAAGAGAGGATATTATTAAGCAGGCTCGCAGCGGAAAGATTATTCTTTCAGGAATGGGAAACGCCAGGGATTTGCCAACTGTCTATGACCGCCTTCTTCTTGATGCTTGCCAGGTTACAAACCCGAGCATTGACCCCCTGAGAGAACCTATGGAACTCAGGACTTACATAGGAAAGAAACCATCCAGACTCAAATTCAGGGAGACCGAGAGTGGAGACATAGAACTTGAGACAAAACTGGCTCCAAACCTCGAGCTCAATACTCCAATCATGATTGGACATATGAGTTTCGGAGCTATCAGCCTTAATTCCCAGCTCAGCATGGCAAAAGCTGTAAAAGAGATAGGAACCTTCATGGGAACTGGAGAAGGAGGTCTGCATAAAGAACTCTACCCCTACCAGGATCATATGATTGTTCAGGTAGCATCAGGCCGTTTTGGGGTCAATATTGACTATCTTGAAAGGGGAGCAGCCATTGAGATTAAAATCGGTCAGGGCGCGAAACCGGGTATTGGAGGACACCTGCCTGGTGAAAAGGTTAACGAAGAAGTTTCAAGAACTCGTATGATTCCACTTGGTAGTGATGCGATCAGCCCGGCTCCTCACCATGATATTTACAGCATCGAAGATCTTGTCCAGCTCGTTCGAAGTCTCAAAGAAGCAACCGAATGGAAAAAGCCTGTCTTCGTGAAAATCGCAGCTGTGCATAATGTAGCTCCAATTGCAGCAGGTATCGCCCGCTCTTCTGCAGATGCAGTGGTAATTGATGGGTTCCGAGGTGGAACCGGAGCAGCCCCCAAGGTATTCAGAGATCATGTAGGAATACCAATTGAAGTTGCAATTGCAAGTGTTGACAAGAAACTCAGAGAGCAGGGTACAAGAAACGAGATCTCGATTATTGCAAGCGGTGGAATAAGAAGCAGTGCAGATCTTGCTAAATCAATTGCACTTGGTGCAGACGCTGTGTATATTGGTACTGCTGCACTTATTGCTCTGGGCTGCAGAGTCTGTGGTAATTGTTATAGAAACCTCTGCCCATGGGGCATTGCTACCCAGGAGCCACATCTCATGAACAGGATCGACCCTGAAAGGGGTGCAGTCCAGGTTGCAAACCTGATCAAAGGCTGGACTTTAGAACTCAGCGAACTTATGGGCGCTGCAGGAATTAACAGCATTGAAAGCCTGCGTGGAAATAGAGATCGCCTGCGTGGATATATGCTGGATGAAGGAATGCTTAAAATTTTGGATGTACTTCCAGCGGGGGCCTGA
- a CDS encoding GltB/FmdC/FwdC-like GXGXG domain-containing protein, with translation MKTVRIDAKDMHYTPLNQKIRAAVADGAEEIILDNVLGQRFIGDGLKGNVRLIINGVPGGDLGMFMSGPTCIVNGNAEHAPGNTMDSGMLVIHGSAGDAVAHSMRGGKVFIKGNIGYRGGIHMKQYGVESRPVLVVGGTAHSFLGEYMAGGLVLVLGIGKDEAMTDRGIGSGIHGGEIIIRGEVDDYLLGIGAKKFEFTESDLERIAPIIKSFCEQFGYDPAEFLNTNYTKIGPASSRPFAGKYVWE, from the coding sequence ATGAAGACGGTAAGAATTGATGCAAAAGATATGCATTATACCCCCCTGAACCAGAAGATCCGGGCTGCAGTTGCGGACGGGGCAGAAGAAATCATACTCGATAATGTGCTTGGACAGCGCTTTATAGGTGATGGATTAAAAGGCAACGTCCGGTTAATAATTAACGGAGTCCCGGGCGGAGACCTGGGGATGTTCATGAGTGGGCCGACATGTATTGTAAATGGGAATGCTGAACACGCTCCTGGCAACACTATGGACAGCGGCATGCTTGTAATTCACGGAAGCGCAGGAGATGCAGTTGCACACAGCATGCGAGGAGGAAAAGTCTTTATAAAAGGCAACATTGGCTACCGGGGAGGCATTCACATGAAACAGTATGGAGTGGAATCCAGACCTGTACTTGTAGTTGGAGGTACAGCCCACTCCTTCCTCGGAGAATATATGGCAGGCGGTCTTGTGCTCGTACTGGGCATCGGTAAGGACGAAGCGATGACAGATAGGGGTATAGGAAGCGGAATCCATGGTGGAGAAATTATCATCCGTGGGGAAGTGGACGATTATCTGCTTGGAATAGGAGCCAAGAAGTTCGAGTTTACCGAAAGCGATCTTGAACGCATTGCCCCGATTATAAAGAGCTTCTGCGAGCAGTTTGGATATGACCCTGCAGAGTTCCTGAACACTAACTACACGAAGATCGGACCTGCAAGCAGCCGGCCTTTCGCGGGCAAATATGTCTGGGAGTGA
- a CDS encoding Coenzyme F420 hydrogenase/dehydrogenase, beta subunit C-terminal domain produces the protein MAEQKPISKNYLDLKSEVWDEGLCSGCGACIAVCPADSLYFETGGDSTHPKSNNYCKAAVDGVPCGACYEVCPRLDEQPSSLLGDYLEIIAGKAEFDIPKKQSGGAVTAILANALDTGLVDAVVTVTEDPWTLKPHSMVITRSEALIGQAGSRYNWWVPLVSSLKEAVVNRKYRNIAVVGVPCVVQAVRKMLETDHQLVQPYKKSIRFVFGLFCTESFDYEKLIAGKLKSEYALEPMKVCRIDVKGKLEITLNDGTQYVIPLNELEDTVRPGCGVCTDFTALKADISAGSVGSPDGYTTLVVRTLVGQHLLESAVANKKLSIGGEVSLGIIEKLAKKKLARKPQKST, from the coding sequence ATGGCAGAACAAAAACCAATAAGCAAAAATTATCTTGATCTCAAATCAGAAGTCTGGGACGAAGGCCTTTGTTCAGGCTGCGGTGCCTGCATTGCAGTCTGTCCTGCTGATTCCCTGTACTTTGAAACCGGTGGCGATTCTACACACCCAAAGAGCAATAACTATTGTAAAGCCGCTGTTGATGGGGTCCCCTGCGGAGCCTGCTATGAAGTTTGTCCGAGGCTCGATGAACAGCCCTCAAGCCTGCTCGGAGATTACCTGGAAATCATTGCCGGAAAAGCCGAGTTCGATATCCCGAAAAAACAGAGTGGAGGAGCAGTCACAGCAATCCTTGCAAACGCGCTTGATACAGGTCTTGTAGATGCCGTGGTTACGGTTACTGAAGATCCCTGGACCCTCAAGCCGCATTCCATGGTAATAACCAGAAGTGAAGCCCTTATCGGTCAGGCAGGAAGTCGTTACAATTGGTGGGTTCCTCTTGTTTCTTCCCTCAAGGAAGCAGTCGTAAACAGGAAGTACAGGAACATTGCAGTTGTCGGAGTTCCCTGTGTTGTCCAGGCAGTCCGCAAAATGCTTGAAACTGACCACCAGCTTGTGCAACCATATAAGAAGTCTATCCGTTTCGTTTTCGGGCTTTTCTGCACGGAGAGTTTCGACTATGAAAAACTTATTGCAGGCAAGCTGAAAAGCGAGTACGCCCTTGAGCCCATGAAAGTATGCCGTATTGACGTTAAGGGCAAGCTCGAGATTACCTTAAACGATGGGACACAGTATGTAATCCCTCTTAACGAACTTGAGGACACTGTCCGCCCAGGCTGCGGCGTCTGTACAGATTTTACCGCTCTTAAAGCCGATATTTCTGCCGGGTCTGTGGGAAGCCCGGACGGCTACACTACCCTTGTCGTGCGCACACTTGTAGGACAGCACCTTCTTGAAAGTGCAGTTGCCAACAAGAAATTAAGCATCGGCGGTGAGGTCAGCCTCGGCATAATTGAAAAACTTGCAAAGAAAAAGCTTGCAAGAAAACCTCAGAAATCAACGTAA
- a CDS encoding helix-turn-helix transcriptional regulator: MGDGIQAIYRSKLLTEILLSLNEDSRKLSQLREITGSTSQVIIPKLRKLEADHLIETKGREYFLTSAGKVVASGVADSFITFWTVDKFKHFWLRHCLEGIPVFFLKEIGCLYESEVLKDKGMKILNVYNNQLKIIKEADHIYGISSVVTSGYADSISERVKEGIPVELIVSLHVAEELNQSPYLEKVEALKDYENFKLIVMDQDIKVGLIVTDKHLSLSLYKKGNVEYDISTGLFSSDSKAIEWGERLFWYCKGRQSS, from the coding sequence ATGGGAGATGGCATTCAGGCAATATACAGGTCAAAACTTCTAACAGAGATACTTCTGTCATTAAATGAGGACAGCAGAAAACTTTCTCAACTGCGTGAAATTACCGGAAGTACTTCTCAGGTTATAATTCCAAAGCTCAGGAAACTCGAAGCAGATCATCTGATAGAAACAAAAGGACGTGAGTATTTCCTGACGTCCGCAGGAAAAGTTGTAGCTTCAGGAGTAGCTGACTCTTTTATAACATTTTGGACAGTTGATAAATTTAAACATTTCTGGTTGAGACATTGCCTCGAAGGAATTCCCGTTTTCTTCTTAAAAGAAATCGGATGTCTGTATGAGTCTGAAGTCCTCAAAGATAAAGGTATGAAGATCCTTAATGTTTATAACAACCAGTTAAAAATAATTAAAGAAGCAGATCATATATATGGTATATCGTCTGTAGTGACCAGCGGATATGCTGATTCAATCTCTGAAAGAGTGAAAGAAGGAATCCCTGTTGAGCTTATAGTTTCTCTTCATGTTGCAGAAGAATTGAATCAATCACCTTACTTGGAAAAAGTAGAAGCACTGAAAGATTATGAAAACTTCAAATTAATTGTCATGGATCAAGATATCAAAGTGGGGCTCATTGTTACGGATAAACACCTTTCTCTGAGCCTGTACAAAAAAGGAAACGTTGAATACGACATCAGTACAGGACTATTCAGTTCTGACTCGAAGGCCATTGAATGGGGAGAGAGGCTTTTTTGGTATTGTAAAGGCAGGCAGAGTTCATAA
- a CDS encoding M24 family metallopeptidase yields MIKKVPLTELKNRMYNFRKQMSISNPEWEIAVIFSKINLYYFTGTMQDGMLIIPRHGEATLWVRRSYERALDESLFPSIEHMNSFRDAAKNINVLPDTVYLETEVVPLALYQRFQKYFPFKNFKPVDPQICAVRAIKSEYELSLIREAGRIHQHVLEELVPEMLQEGMSESDLATKLFSVLVEEGHHGACRFGMFDTEMILGNVCFGESSIYPTYFNGPGGKYGLCPAAPVLGSRDRKLRKGDLVFVDVGCGVDGYHTDKTTTYIFGSPLPQHAIDAHNKCVDIQNEAASMLKPGAIPSEIYTTIMNKLDSEFLENFMGFGNRKVKFLGHGVGLLIDETPVIAESFDEPLQEGMVFALEPKKGIENIGMVGIENTFIVTAKGGECITGYNPGLIPVF; encoded by the coding sequence ATGATTAAGAAAGTACCTTTAACCGAACTGAAAAATCGCATGTATAACTTTAGAAAGCAAATGAGCATCTCAAATCCAGAATGGGAGATAGCTGTCATCTTCAGTAAAATAAACCTTTATTATTTTACGGGTACAATGCAGGATGGGATGTTGATTATCCCCAGGCACGGAGAAGCAACCTTATGGGTACGCCGCAGTTATGAAAGAGCCCTGGATGAATCTTTATTTCCCAGCATAGAACATATGAATAGCTTTCGTGATGCTGCAAAAAATATAAACGTGCTTCCGGATACGGTATATCTGGAAACAGAGGTAGTTCCTCTGGCTCTATACCAGAGATTCCAGAAATACTTCCCTTTTAAGAATTTCAAACCCGTAGACCCCCAGATTTGCGCTGTCAGAGCAATAAAAAGCGAATATGAACTCTCCCTGATAAGAGAAGCCGGCAGGATTCACCAGCATGTGCTGGAAGAGCTTGTACCTGAAATGCTTCAGGAAGGAATGAGTGAAAGCGACCTGGCAACCAAATTGTTTTCAGTTCTTGTAGAGGAAGGTCATCACGGAGCATGCCGTTTTGGCATGTTCGATACAGAAATGATTCTGGGAAATGTCTGTTTTGGTGAAAGCTCTATCTATCCGACTTATTTTAATGGACCCGGAGGAAAGTACGGGTTATGCCCTGCAGCACCTGTGCTAGGCAGCCGTGACAGAAAATTGAGGAAAGGAGATCTTGTCTTTGTTGACGTCGGGTGTGGGGTTGATGGTTATCACACGGATAAAACCACGACATATATTTTTGGCTCTCCTCTTCCACAACATGCCATAGATGCCCATAATAAATGTGTGGATATACAGAACGAAGCTGCCTCAATGTTAAAACCCGGCGCAATTCCCTCGGAAATCTACACCACCATAATGAATAAGCTCGATTCGGAATTCCTGGAAAACTTTATGGGTTTTGGCAACCGTAAAGTAAAATTCCTGGGTCACGGAGTTGGACTTTTAATCGATGAAACGCCTGTAATTGCAGAAAGTTTTGACGAACCCCTTCAGGAAGGAATGGTATTTGCCCTCGAACCTAAAAAAGGGATTGAAAATATCGGAATGGTGGGAATTGAGAATACATTTATAGTAACTGCTAAAGGTGGAGAATGCATTACAGGGTATAATCCTGGCTTGATCCCTGTATTTTAA
- a CDS encoding DUF2284 domain-containing protein, with the protein MLGKFEDLIEKASEMGLKAYFVDAGDIPVENRIALKCAYGCRSYGKRLSCPPHIITVEDFRKIIGEYSSALLLIDERDTSQIPDIQEAWGEIRKDSFHKMLELEYEAFREGFTFAHLLRPGSCNECDTCNLKKCIKPELRRFAPEAVGINLQKAMEKAGLVLEFCKPEKTTCVGVLLLE; encoded by the coding sequence ATGTTAGGAAAATTCGAAGATCTTATTGAGAAAGCTTCAGAGATGGGGCTCAAAGCTTATTTCGTGGATGCGGGGGATATTCCGGTTGAGAACAGAATTGCCCTGAAATGTGCTTACGGTTGCAGAAGTTATGGAAAGAGGTTGAGTTGCCCTCCTCATATCATAACGGTGGAGGATTTCAGAAAAATCATAGGGGAATACAGCAGCGCGCTTCTACTTATCGATGAACGCGATACTTCACAGATTCCGGATATACAGGAAGCCTGGGGAGAAATTCGTAAGGATTCTTTCCATAAAATGCTGGAACTTGAATATGAAGCCTTCAGGGAAGGTTTCACTTTTGCCCATCTCCTGAGACCCGGCTCCTGTAACGAGTGCGATACATGTAACCTTAAAAAATGCATAAAACCGGAATTGAGACGCTTTGCACCTGAAGCTGTAGGAATAAACCTTCAGAAGGCAATGGAAAAAGCAGGACTTGTACTTGAGTTCTGCAAGCCTGAGAAAACCACATGTGTCGGGGTTTTGCTGCTAGAATAA
- the npdG gene encoding NADPH-dependent F420 reductase yields MNSDKLKIAVLGGTGNIGEGMVLRLALQNLMAEGVKNEVIIGSRSKESANEAAKKALSELENCGFDTSRIGITGSSNLEAAQAADVVILTIRFDHVLPLLNEIQEAIENKILITPVVPMVKEGNLFVYKPPEEGSAALAIQKRVPSSTKVVAAFHNIPAGKLRDIVKCKDVHDSIICSDDEEAKKLVMELTKHMGCLKPLDGGPLKQASTVESLTPLMINLAKLNQLKDLGINFS; encoded by the coding sequence TTGAATTCTGATAAGTTGAAAATAGCTGTCCTGGGAGGAACCGGAAATATAGGGGAAGGCATGGTGCTCAGGCTGGCACTTCAAAACCTTATGGCTGAAGGTGTAAAAAACGAGGTTATTATAGGGTCCAGATCCAAGGAATCAGCCAATGAAGCCGCAAAAAAAGCTTTATCCGAACTTGAGAACTGCGGATTTGATACATCCAGGATAGGCATTACAGGAAGTAGTAACCTTGAAGCCGCACAGGCTGCTGATGTAGTAATCCTTACTATTCGTTTTGACCACGTTTTGCCTCTGCTGAATGAGATTCAGGAGGCTATTGAAAATAAGATTCTTATCACTCCAGTAGTCCCGATGGTAAAGGAAGGAAACTTATTCGTATATAAACCTCCGGAAGAAGGTTCAGCCGCCCTTGCAATTCAGAAAAGAGTTCCGTCTTCTACGAAAGTTGTGGCAGCCTTCCATAATATCCCTGCAGGGAAATTGAGGGATATAGTAAAGTGCAAGGATGTACATGACTCAATAATATGCAGTGATGACGAAGAAGCAAAGAAGCTGGTCATGGAGCTTACGAAGCATATGGGATGCCTGAAGCCCCTGGATGGAGGACCTCTTAAACAGGCAAGCACTGTGGAATCACTCACACCACTGATGATAAACCTCGCAAAGCTTAATCAACTTAAAGACCTGGGAATAAATTTTTCCTGA
- the hdrC gene encoding CoB--CoM heterodisulfide reductase subunit C: MSEKLSKVLKAAGLDLLSCMQCGACTGSCPSGRHTGLNTRRILRDARKNRASVLSDDALWLCTTCYTCQERCPRDIPITDALLELRRLAVKEGFMLPEHRRISEMVEECGHAVPLDEETKQKREELGLDPIPETVQKYPEALQEVRSLLKACKFDELTAEK, from the coding sequence ATGAGTGAAAAATTGTCAAAAGTATTAAAGGCTGCAGGGCTTGACTTACTCTCCTGCATGCAGTGCGGTGCATGCACTGGAAGTTGTCCTTCTGGGAGGCATACCGGACTTAACACGCGAAGAATTCTTCGGGATGCACGCAAGAACAGGGCGTCAGTCCTCTCAGATGATGCTCTCTGGCTCTGCACCACCTGCTATACCTGCCAGGAGCGCTGCCCACGCGACATACCAATTACTGATGCTCTCCTTGAACTCAGGAGGCTTGCGGTAAAAGAAGGTTTCATGCTTCCCGAGCACAGGCGAATATCGGAAATGGTTGAAGAGTGTGGGCATGCAGTCCCTCTGGACGAAGAGACAAAACAAAAAAGGGAGGAGCTTGGGCTTGATCCCATACCTGAGACCGTCCAAAAGTATCCTGAAGCCCTTCAAGAGGTAAGAAGTCTTCTCAAAGCCTGCAAATTTGACGAACTGACGGCTGAAAAATAA
- the hdrB gene encoding CoB--CoM heterodisulfide reductase subunit B, whose product MKKLSLFLGCIVPNRYPGIEKATKLCLQKLNIDAADLPGASCCPAPGIFKSFDKATWLALASRNIVLSEKLERDILTVCNGCYGSLADANLELKKDPELKACTNRCLKEIGMEFKGTVEVRHIIEYLYKEFGPEKLKEHVTIPLDLKVALHYGCHLIKPSKDRKLGETEAPVFFDELVEATGAKSVDYTDKMMCCGAGGGVRSGHAAESLEMLENKLACIRQAGVDCIVNACPFCHLQFDRGQLAVNEKFGTDYSIPVLHYTQLLGLALGVTPYELGIEQNAVQNIEFLAKIYEINAGLR is encoded by the coding sequence ATGAAAAAACTATCTCTATTTCTTGGATGCATTGTACCCAATCGTTACCCGGGAATTGAAAAAGCAACTAAACTCTGCCTGCAGAAACTTAATATAGATGCAGCTGACCTACCCGGAGCCTCCTGCTGTCCAGCTCCAGGAATCTTCAAGTCCTTTGATAAAGCTACCTGGCTTGCCCTTGCCAGCCGGAATATAGTTCTCTCAGAAAAGCTGGAAAGGGATATCCTCACAGTCTGCAATGGCTGCTATGGCTCTCTGGCAGATGCAAATTTAGAGTTAAAAAAGGATCCTGAGTTAAAGGCATGCACAAACAGGTGCCTTAAAGAAATCGGAATGGAATTTAAGGGTACTGTTGAAGTGAGGCATATAATCGAATATTTATACAAGGAATTTGGACCTGAGAAGCTCAAGGAGCATGTCACAATCCCGCTTGACCTTAAAGTGGCACTGCACTACGGATGCCATCTTATCAAACCTTCAAAAGACCGTAAACTCGGAGAAACAGAGGCTCCGGTTTTCTTTGATGAGCTTGTTGAAGCTACAGGTGCAAAAAGTGTAGATTATACCGATAAGATGATGTGCTGTGGAGCAGGAGGGGGAGTACGTTCAGGGCATGCTGCCGAGTCCCTTGAGATGCTTGAGAATAAACTCGCCTGTATTAGGCAAGCAGGAGTGGACTGTATTGTCAATGCATGTCCTTTCTGTCATCTTCAATTTGATAGGGGACAGCTTGCAGTCAATGAGAAATTCGGAACGGACTATTCAATCCCGGTTCTGCATTATACCCAGCTACTGGGTCTTGCTCTTGGCGTTACCCCATATGAACTCGGGATAGAACAGAACGCAGTTCAGAATATCGAATTTCTTGCAAAAATCTATGAGATCAATGCAGGTTTAAGATAA